In Spirosoma aureum, a single genomic region encodes these proteins:
- a CDS encoding response regulator transcription factor gives MLVDDHSIVRDGIRLLLEQAEGLEIIDEANDGEEALEKLKTHQPDLVLMDISLPGMSGIQTTQVISRLYKGVRVLMLSMHNNEDYILRSVEAGAYGYILKDSSSDEMIKAIRMIAAGEKYYSSPVASIILSGYMQQLKKGSKQGREVQPSRLSNKEKEILQFLVDGMSSREIAERLQLSVRTVDNHRANMMRRLQVRNAAELVRIAVEEKLI, from the coding sequence ATGCTGGTAGACGATCATTCGATCGTCCGCGATGGGATTCGGCTTTTGCTGGAACAAGCCGAAGGCTTGGAAATTATCGATGAAGCCAATGATGGTGAAGAGGCTCTCGAAAAACTGAAGACTCATCAGCCGGATCTGGTACTGATGGATATTTCGCTGCCTGGCATGTCGGGTATCCAGACAACGCAGGTTATCAGCCGATTATACAAAGGTGTGCGGGTATTGATGCTATCGATGCACAATAATGAAGATTATATCCTGCGTTCGGTAGAAGCTGGAGCCTATGGCTACATCCTTAAAGATTCGTCCTCCGATGAAATGATTAAAGCAATACGCATGATCGCAGCGGGGGAAAAATATTACAGTTCGCCGGTGGCCTCCATTATTCTGAGCGGCTACATGCAGCAGTTGAAGAAAGGAAGTAAGCAAGGTCGTGAGGTTCAACCCTCGCGCCTGTCGAACAAAGAAAAAGAAATATTACAATTTCTGGTTGATGGCATGAGCAGTCGTGAGATTGCGGAACGTCTTCAACTTAGTGTTCGTACCGTCGATAACCACCGGGCCAATATGATGCGCCGTTTACAGGTTCGCAATGCAGCCGAACTGGTCCGGATTGCCGTTGAAGAAAAGCTTATCTAA
- a CDS encoding sensor histidine kinase has product MSELLSDNTKNDQAIPFRFTRLYVTLFIILAILLTGGQILTQWRLSTVQDELWIIRYTALQRHQSQQIVKQALQVTDINERDNFNQNLTELSHVFSTFERYHLQSREGQVIAHNVLIPNSNTVQRLYDSIRPEFSAFQRSIGYLIRLKRPEDVTSPDTQASLKLLLANEKPFLEEIDTIVRQHTSELRNQLSRLESIELYLYLVSIMVLLGIGLLIFRPATRRLKQTIAQLIEAERQASIANKQLLSVNKSLSETRQKLFEATRLQYQQEIDEQKLRTSYLMAGQEDERKRLSRDLHDGLGQMLTAIKLQIEGLEAGLKRSSIGSETTEFMVRSKSISNLKKLVTQTIQETRTISNNLMPSVLSDFGIIPAIKMLAENDRSDTVDVTFESNLTTDDPRLDKNVEIMLYRITQEALSNAVRHAHPSQIHIELIERQNYVHLIVTDNGRGFRPESQRSKLSQPAKNDRAPSQGLHNMQERAKLLNGKLKISSVPGKGTKVQVSIPYKMQSAHYDVN; this is encoded by the coding sequence GTGTCCGAACTACTCAGCGATAACACAAAAAACGATCAGGCAATTCCATTTCGGTTCACACGCCTGTACGTAACTTTATTTATTATACTGGCCATTCTGCTTACAGGTGGCCAGATTCTTACTCAGTGGCGGCTTAGCACTGTACAGGATGAACTATGGATTATCCGATACACGGCCCTGCAACGTCACCAAAGTCAGCAGATTGTCAAACAGGCACTTCAGGTAACTGACATTAATGAGCGCGATAATTTTAATCAGAACCTTACAGAATTAAGCCATGTATTCAGCACTTTTGAGCGCTATCATCTTCAAAGTCGGGAAGGGCAGGTAATTGCTCATAATGTGCTGATTCCTAACTCTAACACGGTTCAGCGGCTATACGATAGTATCCGTCCGGAATTTTCCGCTTTTCAGCGTAGCATTGGGTATCTGATCCGGCTGAAGCGCCCCGAAGATGTAACGAGTCCAGATACACAGGCTAGCCTGAAATTACTCCTGGCCAATGAAAAGCCGTTTCTGGAGGAAATCGACACCATAGTACGCCAGCATACGAGCGAGTTACGGAATCAGCTCAGCAGGCTTGAGTCCATTGAACTCTACTTATATCTGGTATCTATAATGGTTTTGCTGGGGATTGGCTTATTAATTTTCCGACCGGCTACACGTCGGCTAAAGCAGACCATTGCGCAGCTCATTGAAGCTGAACGACAGGCAAGTATTGCCAATAAACAGCTATTGAGCGTTAATAAATCGCTGAGTGAAACGAGACAGAAATTGTTTGAGGCCACCCGGTTGCAGTATCAGCAGGAAATCGATGAGCAGAAATTGCGTACCTCCTACCTGATGGCCGGGCAGGAAGACGAGCGGAAACGACTGTCGCGGGACCTGCACGACGGGCTTGGCCAGATGCTGACTGCAATCAAACTTCAAATTGAAGGTCTGGAAGCTGGTCTAAAGCGTTCGTCGATCGGGTCTGAAACAACAGAATTTATGGTTCGCTCTAAAAGTATCAGTAACCTCAAAAAGTTAGTTACGCAAACGATTCAGGAGACACGCACTATATCTAATAACTTAATGCCCAGTGTCTTAAGCGACTTTGGCATTATCCCCGCTATTAAAATGCTGGCCGAAAATGATCGTAGTGATACCGTAGATGTAACGTTTGAATCGAACCTTACTACCGACGATCCTCGTTTAGATAAAAACGTTGAAATTATGCTGTATCGGATTACACAGGAAGCCCTGAGCAATGCTGTTCGTCATGCTCATCCCTCGCAAATCCATATTGAATTAATTGAACGACAAAATTATGTTCACCTGATTGTCACGGACAACGGCCGGGGATTTCGACCAGAAAGCCAGCGTTCAAAGCTCTCGCAGCCAGCTAAAAATGATCGCGCTCCTTCACAGGGGCTACATAATATGCAGGAACGTGCCAAATTGCTTAATGGTAAGTTAAAAATCAGTTCGGTGCCCGGTAAAGGCACCAAAGTTCAAGTTAGTATTCCGTATAAGATGCAATCCGCTCACTATGACGTCAATTAA
- a CDS encoding glycoside hydrolase family 25 protein yields the protein MKTRVLVNIIFRRYGLWISAFMVLFVAYWIFRSFRQDDMDWRFVRAFGIRLPMRYGIHGIDVSRHNDRINWKRVRQMEADGVRLQFVFVKATEGATMTDRHFDKNWSEAKKSNLRRGAYHFYHPTRDPVKQANNFIRHVELSTGDFAPVVDFEVTNGQSDEAIVDGLRLWLATVEEHYQARPIIYTNGSLYKRYIKGNLDEYPLWIADYSTKHLRAYDPDRLYLWQHNQNGWVQGIRGQVDFNVFVMDENRLQEICL from the coding sequence ATGAAAACACGCGTTCTGGTCAACATCATATTCCGGCGATATGGTCTTTGGATTTCGGCGTTTATGGTGTTGTTTGTCGCCTACTGGATCTTTCGATCGTTTCGGCAGGACGACATGGACTGGCGCTTTGTCCGGGCATTCGGCATCCGCCTACCCATGCGCTATGGCATTCATGGCATTGATGTTTCGCGGCATAATGACCGCATTAACTGGAAACGAGTCCGACAGATGGAGGCCGATGGGGTTCGGCTTCAATTCGTTTTTGTTAAAGCAACAGAAGGAGCCACAATGACCGACAGGCACTTTGATAAGAACTGGAGTGAGGCAAAAAAATCAAATCTGCGCCGGGGAGCTTATCATTTTTATCACCCCACCCGAGACCCGGTCAAACAAGCCAATAATTTTATTAGACACGTTGAGCTATCGACTGGCGACTTTGCCCCGGTTGTTGATTTTGAGGTTACGAACGGCCAATCGGACGAAGCCATTGTCGATGGTCTTCGGCTGTGGCTGGCAACCGTAGAAGAACATTATCAGGCCCGCCCTATTATTTATACGAATGGGAGCCTCTATAAACGCTATATCAAAGGCAACCTGGATGAGTACCCGCTCTGGATTGCCGATTACTCTACCAAACACCTTCGGGCCTATGACCCTGATCGCCTGTACTTATGGCAACACAACCAGAACGGATGGGTCCAGGGTATTCGTGGACAGGTCGATTTCAATGTATTTGTCATGGACGAAAACCGCCTACAAGAAATCTGTTTATGA
- a CDS encoding 2OG-Fe(II) oxygenase, translating into MNTITTDTLFDYERWQKSLPADAQRYQQNQPYPHIALENFLEPWAAERALASFPAVGDAGWIHYVHVNEKKHGLNKMDLLPPAIQDVIREMNSPRFVAYLSKLTGIPNLISDDSLEGGGLHQSKRNGFLNVHADFTVHPHKRNWRRRVNLLIYLNHDWKPEYRGDLELWDRQMKGVVQKIAPIFNRCVVFNTDEDSYHGLPDPILCPEDMTRKSIALYYFTEEAVTPTLRATNYKARPDDGAKAILIWLDKKMVATYTTLKRALGIDDAFISNILNRLSGKK; encoded by the coding sequence ATGAATACGATTACGACCGATACGCTCTTCGACTATGAACGCTGGCAGAAATCGCTGCCCGCTGACGCTCAACGGTATCAACAGAACCAACCTTACCCGCACATTGCGCTCGAGAATTTTCTGGAACCCTGGGCAGCCGAACGGGCACTCGCGTCTTTCCCTGCTGTAGGCGATGCTGGCTGGATTCACTATGTCCACGTAAACGAGAAAAAACACGGCCTGAACAAAATGGATTTATTGCCACCTGCCATTCAGGATGTTATTCGCGAGATGAACTCGCCCCGTTTTGTGGCTTACCTAAGCAAGCTAACGGGCATTCCAAACCTGATTTCGGATGATTCACTGGAAGGTGGCGGACTTCACCAGTCGAAGCGAAATGGTTTTCTGAATGTTCATGCCGATTTTACCGTTCACCCACATAAACGCAACTGGCGTCGGCGCGTAAATTTACTGATTTACCTCAATCACGACTGGAAACCTGAATACCGGGGTGATCTGGAACTCTGGGATCGTCAGATGAAGGGTGTGGTGCAGAAAATTGCGCCGATTTTTAACCGGTGTGTAGTTTTCAACACGGATGAAGATTCTTATCACGGATTGCCCGATCCGATTTTGTGTCCGGAAGATATGACGCGGAAATCAATCGCTCTCTATTATTTTACGGAAGAAGCCGTGACGCCCACGCTCCGGGCAACGAACTACAAAGCCCGGCCCGACGATGGTGCGAAAGCGATTCTGATCTGGTTAGATAAAAAAATGGTGGCCACTTATACTACCTTAAAACGTGCTTTGGGTATTGATGATGCGTTCATCAGCAACATCCTGAACCGACTAAGTGGTAAGAAATAA
- a CDS encoding DUF3299 domain-containing protein: MNRLLVALLFASFIAFSFRPLEPLSSGRRTNSTAISATAEPVKLSWEVLRDVTFKKKWYAEESVYMLYPTFGQGIQKLNGKTVELTGYVLPVDLESNLYVLSAFPYSACFFCGGAGPESVVSLKFKKNGKKFKTDERRTFHGTLKLNADNIYELNYILADAEMIEQ, encoded by the coding sequence ATGAATCGCCTACTCGTTGCTCTGCTATTCGCCAGTTTTATTGCATTTTCTTTCCGGCCTCTGGAGCCACTAAGCTCAGGCCGTAGAACCAATTCAACGGCCATTTCGGCAACTGCCGAACCGGTTAAATTGTCGTGGGAGGTTTTGCGCGACGTCACTTTCAAAAAGAAGTGGTATGCGGAAGAATCCGTCTATATGCTATATCCAACGTTTGGGCAGGGCATTCAGAAACTGAACGGAAAAACGGTTGAATTAACTGGATATGTACTGCCAGTGGATCTGGAATCAAATCTGTATGTATTGTCGGCCTTTCCATACAGTGCCTGTTTTTTTTGCGGAGGAGCCGGGCCGGAGTCGGTTGTATCCTTGAAATTCAAGAAAAATGGTAAAAAGTTTAAAACCGATGAGCGCCGTACTTTTCATGGAACACTCAAACTGAACGCTGATAATATTTACGAGCTCAATTATATCCTGGCTGATGCTGAGATGATCGAGCAGTAA
- a CDS encoding peroxiredoxin — MSLRLGDIAPDFEADTTQGHIHFHEWLGNSWGMLFSHPADFTPVCTTELGRTALLKDEFGKRNVKVIAVSVDDLDSHNRWTPDIKDVTGSEVNFPIIADPDRTVATLYDMIHPNASEKATVRSVFVIGPDKKIKLTLTYPASTGRNFNELLRVIDSLQLTADYQVATPADWQQGDDVIVTPAVTNDQLEAKFPKGVTFVKPYLRTTPQPNK, encoded by the coding sequence ATGTCACTTCGTTTAGGAGACATCGCCCCCGATTTTGAAGCCGATACTACCCAGGGTCACATCCATTTTCACGAATGGCTGGGCAATTCGTGGGGAATGCTTTTCTCACATCCGGCTGATTTTACGCCTGTCTGCACAACTGAGCTAGGAAGAACTGCTCTTCTGAAAGATGAGTTCGGAAAGCGCAATGTGAAGGTTATCGCCGTGTCGGTCGATGATCTGGATTCGCACAACCGCTGGACGCCCGATATTAAGGATGTCACGGGATCAGAGGTAAACTTCCCAATTATTGCCGATCCCGATCGGACTGTAGCAACCCTCTACGATATGATTCATCCAAACGCCAGCGAAAAAGCAACTGTGCGTTCGGTGTTTGTCATCGGCCCCGACAAAAAAATCAAGCTAACGCTGACCTATCCAGCTTCAACTGGCCGGAATTTCAATGAGTTGTTACGCGTCATCGACTCGTTGCAACTAACGGCTGACTATCAGGTGGCTACCCCTGCCGATTGGCAGCAAGGCGATGATGTTATCGTGACACCAGCCGTAACGAACGACCAGCTGGAGGCTAAATTTCCGAAAGGTGTGACGTTTGTGAAGCCATACCTTCGCACTACACCCCAGCCGAATAAGTAA
- a CDS encoding ArnT family glycosyltransferase produces the protein MNQKLFYSLLFAVLGILLFVPFLGGVRLFDWDEINFAECSREMVVLGDYLRVHVDFKPFYEKPPFFFWCQSLMMNLFGTNEFAARLPNAICGIISLIYLYNLGAKLHGHRFGLIWALTYLGSVTPHLYFRSGIIDPFFNLFIFIGLINLIFASWKREGTASSMLVPRGVWNYLFIGGFVLGMGINTKGPVAYLIVCLTLGVYWILSRFRWFITPLQFLFYSVAATLVSVAWYGLETFLHGPVFITEFLKYNFRLFSTPDAGHSGFPGYHFVILLVGCFPASIFALRAFAPLMIERNYQREFRKWMLILFWVVLILFSIVQSKIVHYSSMCYFPLTYMATLTLTQLESNKIRFNNWLRAGLIVIGGIYILATIGLPILAHRMDLVRAVADQDAFTQANLNAKINWTGWEVIPGIWLLIVLSLSLIWFDQRQTDRAIVALFGGMAVFITLTLWFFIGRIEGISQDAAMRFFEKAQGQNVYVKSYGYRSYGPFFYTQKPAITNPNYYDEDWLLRGKIDKDVWFIKKNVEEHTALDSLPDIKKTGEENGFVFYLRKAK, from the coding sequence ATGAATCAAAAACTTTTTTATTCGCTCCTCTTTGCGGTACTGGGCATTTTACTCTTCGTTCCCTTTTTAGGTGGGGTTCGGCTGTTTGATTGGGACGAAATCAATTTTGCCGAGTGCTCCCGCGAAATGGTTGTGCTGGGCGATTACCTGCGGGTTCACGTTGATTTTAAGCCATTTTACGAGAAACCGCCTTTTTTCTTCTGGTGCCAGTCGCTGATGATGAACCTATTTGGCACCAATGAATTTGCAGCTCGTTTACCGAATGCCATATGTGGTATTATCTCGCTGATTTACCTGTACAATCTCGGCGCTAAACTACACGGCCATCGTTTTGGCCTGATTTGGGCGCTAACCTATCTGGGTTCGGTTACACCCCACCTGTATTTTCGATCGGGTATTATTGATCCGTTTTTTAACCTGTTCATTTTTATTGGGTTAATTAATCTGATTTTTGCCTCCTGGAAGCGGGAAGGTACAGCCAGTAGTATGCTTGTACCCCGCGGTGTTTGGAATTACCTGTTTATCGGCGGGTTTGTGCTGGGAATGGGCATTAACACTAAAGGCCCGGTTGCTTACCTGATCGTGTGCCTGACATTGGGTGTTTACTGGATTCTGAGCCGGTTTCGCTGGTTTATAACGCCCCTGCAATTCCTGTTTTACTCGGTAGCGGCTACGCTGGTTTCTGTGGCCTGGTATGGGTTGGAAACCTTCCTTCATGGTCCGGTTTTCATCACCGAATTTCTGAAGTATAATTTCCGTCTGTTCAGTACGCCAGATGCAGGTCATTCAGGTTTCCCCGGTTATCATTTTGTGATCCTGCTGGTTGGCTGCTTTCCGGCCTCGATTTTCGCGCTACGGGCGTTTGCACCGCTGATGATCGAGCGTAATTACCAGCGTGAATTCCGTAAGTGGATGCTCATTTTGTTTTGGGTTGTGCTGATCCTGTTTAGCATCGTACAGTCTAAAATTGTCCACTATTCGTCCATGTGTTATTTCCCGCTGACCTATATGGCCACTTTGACACTGACGCAATTGGAATCGAATAAAATCCGGTTCAACAACTGGTTGCGGGCTGGGTTGATTGTTATTGGCGGGATATATATTCTGGCTACCATTGGCTTGCCTATTCTGGCTCATCGTATGGATCTGGTACGGGCTGTCGCTGATCAGGATGCCTTTACGCAGGCTAACCTGAACGCAAAAATTAACTGGACAGGCTGGGAGGTAATACCCGGAATCTGGCTGCTTATCGTTCTGTCGCTGAGCCTGATCTGGTTCGATCAACGCCAGACTGACCGGGCAATCGTTGCCTTATTTGGCGGTATGGCCGTATTTATTACACTGACTCTCTGGTTTTTTATCGGTCGGATCGAAGGGATCTCTCAGGATGCGGCTATGCGCTTTTTCGAGAAGGCACAGGGCCAAAACGTGTATGTAAAATCGTATGGCTATCGTAGTTATGGACCGTTCTTTTATACGCAGAAACCCGCCATTACAAACCCCAATTATTACGACGAAGACTGGCTTCTACGTGGTAAAATAGACAAAGACGTTTGGTTTATCAAGAAGAACGTTGAAGAGCACACCGCCCTCGACTCCTTGCCTGACATCAAAAAAACGGGCGAAGAAAATGGATTCGTTTTTTATCTGCGGAAGGCGAAATAA
- a CDS encoding PAS domain-containing protein — MLTSESYSELVNKVYNRSRQEGNRSYPVACFEIFMLEQAQQRASRKEVQLFRQLGEIFDWNMPRRQRNTYVKKLQSGFTLILTDLSKTILWTSCNFLTMTGYSHAEAVGKTPRILQGPETDPATLLRVHESLKRADSVKADLLNYRKGGESYLCRVEIDPLYDSHGELTHFLAVESEVKESL, encoded by the coding sequence ATGCTTACATCGGAATCATACTCAGAATTGGTGAATAAGGTATATAACCGGTCTCGACAGGAGGGAAATCGATCGTATCCTGTTGCCTGTTTCGAGATTTTTATGCTTGAACAGGCACAACAGCGGGCTAGCCGTAAAGAAGTCCAGTTGTTTCGGCAACTTGGAGAGATATTTGACTGGAATATGCCTCGTCGACAACGGAATACTTATGTCAAAAAACTACAATCCGGTTTTACACTCATACTGACCGATCTTTCCAAGACGATTCTTTGGACAAGCTGCAATTTTTTGACGATGACCGGATACTCACACGCGGAAGCAGTGGGCAAGACGCCCAGAATTTTACAGGGTCCCGAAACAGACCCTGCCACGTTGTTGCGTGTACATGAATCACTCAAACGGGCAGACTCCGTAAAAGCCGATCTTTTGAACTATCGTAAGGGCGGTGAATCCTATTTGTGCCGGGTGGAAATCGATCCACTCTACGATAGCCACGGTGAATTGACTCACTTTCTGGCCGTAGAGAGTGAAGTGAAAGAAAGTTTATAG